The following are from one region of the Carnobacterium gallinarum DSM 4847 genome:
- a CDS encoding phage major tail protein, TP901-1 family: MTVQPIEGKKVIYLVQATNAAKGTKALLPGFQTEGTWTREHEALDEQTKSGRILGYGAKTETFELTLYSAPGDEGQAAITNAYDNEGQVKVWRVELTPDAEGAYPARFGYSIISSVAISDADSFAELTVTLPVIGKTQAGTLTDIPEEILNLALYGFETPGEKTGEAGADSETTPENK, from the coding sequence ATGACAGTACAACCAATTGAAGGAAAAAAAGTAATTTATTTAGTTCAAGCAACAAATGCAGCAAAAGGAACCAAAGCTTTATTACCAGGTTTTCAAACAGAAGGAACTTGGACAAGAGAGCATGAAGCGTTAGATGAACAAACAAAATCTGGTCGTATTTTAGGCTATGGTGCTAAAACAGAAACATTTGAATTAACGCTTTATTCTGCACCTGGTGATGAAGGTCAAGCGGCCATTACAAATGCATATGACAATGAGGGTCAAGTTAAAGTTTGGCGTGTAGAATTAACCCCAGATGCTGAAGGTGCTTATCCAGCAAGATTTGGTTATTCAATTATTTCAAGTGTAGCAATTAGTGATGCAGATAGTTTTGCTGAATTAACTGTCACATTGCCAGTCATTGGGAAAACACAAGCTGGAACATTAACCGATATTCCTGAAGAAATCTTAAATTTAGCATTATATGGCTTTGAAACACCAGGTGAAAAAACTGGGGAAGCTGGCGCAGATTCTGAAACAACGCCGGAAAACAAATAA
- a CDS encoding tail assembly chaperone: MFTFDIKEKAYEVKGNLRFAKDVENQLSTKQDGINQLNGLPLLYMGLQSNSINALLNFLYYGIRSSERPSMEVIEEALDARLEANEDALDDLFLKAIGVMELSGFFAKTRNQLMTTLKKDNKELAKEMESKRKKALSLLSKS, from the coding sequence ATGTTTACATTTGATATTAAAGAAAAAGCTTATGAAGTAAAGGGGAATTTGCGTTTTGCTAAAGATGTTGAAAATCAACTTTCAACAAAACAAGATGGAATTAATCAACTAAACGGGCTGCCATTATTGTATATGGGCTTACAAAGTAATTCAATTAATGCACTATTGAATTTCTTATATTATGGAATTCGCTCCTCTGAGCGTCCAAGTATGGAAGTGATTGAAGAAGCCTTAGACGCACGTTTGGAAGCGAATGAAGATGCACTTGATGATCTATTTCTAAAGGCAATTGGAGTGATGGAATTAAGTGGTTTTTTCGCAAAAACGCGCAATCAGTTGATGACGACTTTAAAGAAAGACAACAAGGAACTAGCGAAAGAAATGGAAAGCAAACGCAAGAAAGCACTTTCTCTACTCTCAAAATCATAG
- a CDS encoding phage tail protein — translation MNEELMAMSGSMNDVIGKITIIKDDFSAVRGVIGELMQPFSDVQSAISDIQGSSKAIGDIFSGNVGILDGVSQALDGVVSGAENVSSALEGAATMKDTFSGLSEMLGVTKSDFVDLGNSLKNIPMPNFSAIMPMLAGFGTSLMAAAASAWAFIAPFLAIAIPIIAVVAAIALLMNHLGIFSDISKVFSGDMSLGEFFVTLKDKLFGFVSGIVEAIPQIIENGKNLIIGFINGMVEKVPQVVATGLTMLSDFIGTIIAAVPGLLQAGATLLINFISGLVTIIPTVVAMALTLMVSFIAMIVSAIPKLIAAGVEILLALINGIASIYSQLFAIGAEFILKIVSGIGSIIGQIRDKGGEIINSLKTSISDKISEMLSVGKNIIQGLIDGMAKMKDAVVQKIKDIGNSIVGGIKSLFGIKSPSRVMKKIGGYMSIGLANGIESETSKVKRATDQLMEAAMIDPTDLKMSLADLRSLSAPLSLSNMVDTASFASNGKSQTATTNNQTIQFNQPISRPSEVLRKMRQANQEMGWSM, via the coding sequence ATGAATGAGGAATTAATGGCTATGTCAGGAAGCATGAATGATGTCATTGGAAAAATAACGATTATAAAAGATGATTTTTCAGCAGTTCGAGGAGTCATTGGTGAATTAATGCAACCTTTTAGTGATGTACAGTCAGCTATTTCAGATATTCAAGGTAGCTCTAAAGCAATTGGTGATATTTTTAGTGGAAATGTTGGAATTTTAGATGGTGTTTCTCAAGCGTTAGATGGTGTTGTAAGTGGCGCTGAAAATGTCTCTAGTGCGTTAGAAGGTGCAGCTACAATGAAAGATACATTTAGCGGTTTGTCTGAAATGCTAGGTGTTACAAAATCTGATTTCGTCGATTTGGGAAACTCTTTAAAAAATATTCCGATGCCGAACTTTTCGGCAATTATGCCAATGTTAGCAGGTTTTGGAACAAGTTTGATGGCAGCTGCTGCAAGTGCATGGGCTTTTATTGCTCCATTTTTAGCAATTGCAATTCCAATTATTGCTGTAGTTGCAGCGATTGCCTTGTTAATGAATCATCTTGGGATTTTTTCTGATATTTCAAAAGTATTTAGTGGCGATATGAGTTTAGGTGAGTTTTTTGTTACTTTAAAAGATAAATTATTTGGATTTGTTTCAGGAATTGTTGAAGCAATCCCGCAAATTATTGAAAATGGAAAAAATTTAATCATTGGTTTTATTAATGGAATGGTTGAAAAAGTGCCACAGGTAGTCGCTACCGGTTTAACCATGTTATCTGATTTTATTGGAACAATTATTGCTGCCGTACCAGGTTTATTACAAGCGGGTGCTACATTATTAATTAACTTTATTAGTGGCTTAGTGACGATTATTCCAACGGTTGTTGCTATGGCACTGACGTTGATGGTTAGCTTTATTGCAATGATTGTCAGTGCGATTCCGAAGTTAATTGCTGCAGGTGTTGAAATTTTACTAGCTTTAATTAATGGGATTGCCTCAATTTATAGTCAATTATTTGCTATCGGAGCAGAGTTTATCCTTAAGATTGTTTCAGGGATAGGTTCAATTATAGGACAAATACGAGATAAGGGTGGAGAAATAATTAATTCACTTAAAACATCGATTAGCGATAAAATTTCTGAGATGTTAAGTGTTGGTAAGAATATTATTCAAGGCTTGATTGATGGAATGGCTAAGATGAAAGATGCTGTTGTCCAAAAAATTAAGGACATTGGAAATAGCATTGTAGGAGGAATTAAAAGTTTATTTGGAATCAAATCACCTTCTCGTGTCATGAAAAAAATTGGTGGCTATATGTCCATTGGTTTAGCAAATGGGATTGAAAGTGAAACAAGTAAAGTGAAACGAGCAACCGATCAATTAATGGAGGCTGCTATGATTGATCCAACTGATTTGAAAATGAGTTTAGCTGATTTAAGAAGTCTTTCTGCCCCACTTTCATTATCCAACATGGTAGACACAGCATCATTTGCTTCAAATGGTAAAAGTCAAACAGCTACAACTAATAATCAAACGATTCAATTTAATCAGCCGATTTCACGACCTTCCGAAGTGCTGCGCAAGATGCGTCAAGCAAATCAAGAGATGGGGTGGAGTATGTAA
- a CDS encoding phage tail family protein — protein MECEIFNKRINKKLVIKDYVKELYATDGVPKGNYFFLKLDGLGEAQADRHTMESNLDGAIYIRSTLAEREVTIELMMIPDETKSMESLRRELSQMLNPKAGILELTYLEDQMSYRIDAVSDHVPTFMTEDYLSEKGQRVTVTLIAPDPFWYGLEDEVHYLSNWVGNLEWDLEFPMSGNQESGIELEVFNGDGLVTLTNNGDEQTGAIFTLVASSEVKNPNIIRIMSDGTANQFIKLNTTMVAGDQIRIITMTGSKRVEKWQDKTQTWINAFHLIDLTSDFIQLDIGENYLRYETESNPNQLAIKVEYKLRYVGV, from the coding sequence ATGGAATGCGAAATTTTTAATAAACGTATCAATAAAAAGTTAGTAATTAAAGATTATGTTAAAGAACTTTATGCAACAGATGGTGTGCCAAAAGGGAATTACTTCTTTTTAAAATTAGATGGTTTAGGTGAAGCGCAGGCAGATCGTCATACTATGGAATCAAATTTAGATGGCGCCATTTATATTCGTTCAACTTTGGCAGAGCGAGAAGTCACAATTGAGTTAATGATGATACCCGATGAGACAAAATCAATGGAGAGTTTACGACGTGAACTGAGCCAAATGTTGAATCCAAAAGCAGGGATTTTAGAATTAACCTATTTGGAAGATCAAATGAGTTATCGTATTGATGCGGTAAGTGATCATGTACCAACATTTATGACAGAAGATTATCTATCTGAAAAAGGTCAACGAGTAACAGTAACATTGATTGCGCCCGATCCGTTTTGGTATGGATTGGAAGACGAGGTTCATTATTTATCCAATTGGGTTGGAAATTTAGAATGGGATTTAGAATTTCCCATGAGTGGCAATCAAGAATCTGGAATTGAATTAGAAGTTTTTAATGGTGATGGATTAGTTACTTTGACTAATAATGGAGATGAACAAACAGGTGCGATTTTCACGCTCGTAGCTAGCTCAGAAGTTAAGAATCCCAATATTATTCGTATTATGAGCGATGGAACAGCCAATCAGTTCATCAAACTTAATACAACTATGGTTGCTGGAGACCAGATTCGGATAATTACAATGACTGGTTCTAAGCGAGTTGAAAAGTGGCAGGATAAGACGCAAACCTGGATTAATGCCTTTCATTTAATTGATTTAACTAGTGATTTTATTCAATTGGATATTGGAGAAAATTATCTACGCTATGAAACAGAATCCAATCCAAATCAATTAGCGATTAAAGTTGAATATAAACTTCGCTATGTGGGGGTTTAA
- a CDS encoding siphovirus ReqiPepy6 Gp37-like family protein, translating to MNLWLFNPQLERINNIETFSSFIITKNYNKPSSFELHLPMTDFIRELLQTKQLVLGMILVKDQEREGYVIEEISPNFEQFGGSLTIKGRDLRSYLERRVILGEKKNKGTMKQLLTNWLNESILNPINPKRKMKQMRLGQLPEFATVLNLETDYPNLLEAMTNLLAIFDLGFMIQLDFSQKIMTINIYQGINRTSSQTTQNQAIFSSSFENILTQAVVFNQMDYKTTALLAYEREEKAYLLEVTDGTEDLLRREIYVDAKSIGKSSEEEPITIEEQQALVKQKGNETLLEYPLIETFEAEVVTNGSLRYLEDFDLGDKVTVIAQELSLQLETRIVTVEEVYEKNGLEIRLTFGTNIPTLVDKIKRKVK from the coding sequence ATGAATTTATGGCTGTTTAATCCACAATTAGAACGAATAAATAATATTGAAACATTTAGTAGTTTTATCATTACTAAAAATTATAACAAGCCAAGTAGTTTTGAATTACATTTACCAATGACTGATTTTATTCGTGAACTATTACAAACGAAACAGCTGGTCCTGGGAATGATTTTGGTCAAAGATCAAGAGCGAGAAGGGTACGTGATTGAAGAAATTAGTCCTAATTTTGAACAATTTGGTGGTAGTCTCACAATCAAAGGGCGCGATTTAAGGAGTTATTTAGAACGTCGAGTGATTTTGGGAGAAAAAAAGAATAAGGGAACGATGAAACAATTATTGACTAATTGGTTAAATGAATCAATTCTCAATCCAATAAATCCTAAGCGTAAAATGAAACAAATGCGTTTAGGGCAATTACCTGAGTTTGCTACTGTTCTAAATCTAGAAACAGATTATCCGAATTTACTTGAAGCGATGACTAATCTTTTAGCAATATTTGATTTAGGTTTCATGATTCAACTTGATTTTAGTCAAAAAATAATGACTATAAATATTTACCAAGGTATTAACCGAACAAGCTCTCAAACAACACAAAACCAAGCGATATTTTCATCATCATTTGAAAACATATTAACTCAAGCAGTAGTTTTTAATCAAATGGATTATAAAACAACCGCATTGTTAGCCTATGAACGTGAAGAAAAAGCGTATTTATTAGAGGTTACTGATGGAACCGAAGATTTATTGCGTCGTGAAATATATGTGGATGCTAAATCAATTGGTAAATCAAGTGAAGAAGAGCCAATTACGATTGAAGAACAACAGGCATTAGTCAAACAAAAAGGCAATGAAACATTGCTTGAGTATCCGTTAATAGAAACGTTTGAAGCAGAGGTAGTGACCAATGGAAGTCTACGTTATTTAGAAGATTTTGATTTAGGCGATAAAGTGACCGTTATTGCCCAAGAATTGTCGTTACAACTAGAAACTCGAATTGTAACAGTTGAGGAAGTATATGAAAAAAATGGTTTGGAAATTCGATTAACTTTTGGAACGAATATTCCAACTTTAGTCGACAAAATTAAAAGGAAAGTGAAGTGA